A stretch of Aspergillus nidulans FGSC A4 chromosome VI DNA encodes these proteins:
- the gprD gene encoding protein gprD (transcript_id=CADANIAT00009653) — protein MAALYRAILLLRSDHGLDGEHHLVPRQSHTVETLDGSTKAGFIAMGICGLVSFIATLSLLLFLTYRFIFWKRYYKRPLAHNQYVVLIYQLLLVDLQQATAFLLCLHWVTKGAVYYPSAACILQGWWIQTADPGSGLFVIAIAMHTGAVVLRGRQLSFRAFVACVIGLWAFILVLGFITVGLYGSKTFVISEAAWCWLSPEHENERLWGHYLWIFLAEFGTVVLYGIMFFYLRRRMVHAAKLRPNHQDSLKRLNRVVIYMVIYPFAYILLSLPLAAGRMSSARHVIPSRQYFAAAGSLMALSGLADAAVYTLTRRQLLLDTDLSQSDGPYNRYAYSGSHTYHTQVTSTTGGRERKRGRFRKGMQTLNETIQDDRDDSTEEIVKGGRNDSGDVEMVNYTGHGVYQETTIEITHEVADPREFPQRERHSG, from the exons ATGGCTGCTCTCTACAGAgccattctgctgctccggAGCGACCATGGCCTGGATGGCGAGCACCACCTCGTCCCCCGACAATCCCATACCGTCGAGACCCTCGACGGCTCGACCAAGGCCGGTTTCATCGCTATGGGCATCTGCGGCCTCGTCTCGTTCATTGCAACACTCAGTCTCctgttgttcttgacctACCGCTTTATCTTCTGGAAACGCTACTACAAACGACCTCTCGCGCACAACCAGTATGTCGTTCTCATCTACCAGCTCCTGCTCGTCGATCTTCAACAGGCGACCGCGTTCCTGCTCTGCCTGCACTGGGTGACCAAGGGCGCCGTCTACTATCCAAGCGCCGCATGTATCCTGCAAGGTTGGTGGATCCAGACGGCCGATCCGGGAAGCGGGTTGTTTGTTATCGCGATTGCTATGCATACCGGTGCCGTCGTCCTGCGAGGCCGCCAGTTATCGTTCAGGGCGTTCGTGGCCTGTGTGATTGGACTGTGGGCATTCATCCTAGTACTAGGTTTCATCACTGTTGGACTTTACGGGTCCAAGACGTTTGTCATTTCCGAGGCTGCCTGG TGTTGGCTGAGTCCTGAGCATGAAAATGAGCGTCTTTGGGGCCACTACCTCTGGATTTTCCTCGCCGAGTTCGGCACTGTGGTGCTCTACGGTATAATGTTCTTCTACCTGCGCCGCCGGATGGTGCACGCTGCAAAGCTGCGGCCCAACCATCAGGACAGCCTGAAACGGCTCAACCGCGTCGTTATCTACATGGTCATCTACCCCTTCGCCTACATCCTGCTCTCGCTCCCGCTGGCTGCCGGCCGAATGTCCAGCGCGCGTCATGTCATTCCGAGCCGCCAATACTTCGCCGCTGCTGGTTCACTTATGGCCTTGTCTGGTCTGGCGGACGCGGCCGTCTACACGCTCACGAGGCGGCAGTTGCTACTCGATACGGACCTCAGCCAGTCGGACGGCCCGTATAATCGTTATGCCTACTCGGGCTCACATACGTACCATACGCAAGTTACGTCTACGACTGGAGGGCGTGAAAGGAAACGAGGTCGGTTCCGAAAGGGAATGCAAACGTTGAATGAAACTATCCAAGATGATCGTGATGATTCTACCGAGGAGATTGTAAAGGGCGGTCGAAATGACAGTGGGGATGTCGAGATGGTCAATTATACGGGTCACGGAGTGTATCAAGAGACGACGATCGAGATCACGCACGAGGTAGCGGATCCCCGAGAGTTTCCCCAGCGGGAACGGCATAGTGGGTGA